One window from the genome of Dioscorea cayenensis subsp. rotundata cultivar TDr96_F1 chromosome 3, TDr96_F1_v2_PseudoChromosome.rev07_lg8_w22 25.fasta, whole genome shotgun sequence encodes:
- the LOC120256841 gene encoding GDSL esterase/lipase 7-like — protein MDLINKKKKKNYNLDMRVCFPFSTNLSILLVIMISFFIPISECAKAPAIFIFGDSLIDNGNNNHLPSIAKANYFPYGIDYGMPTGRFSNGLTVMDYAAKWLGFPFPPPYLSLQSKTMKILKGVNYASAAAGILDETGRHYGGRVAFNGQIKLFEKTVKLELPMLISDNEVLSKYLANSIFLINIGSNDYINNYLLPNMYTSSKIYSPKVFARLLINTFTDQLTRLYRVGARKMVLVGIGPLGCIPSQLSMNNSTTGLCIQRVNDIVSAFNQLLLPLSTSLNSTLPGSFFVYHNTYDTFFDMVNNPSNYGFTVTNEACCGSGKYGGTMSCLPYQQPCNARDKFIFWDSFHPTQAVNAIIAQRCYTPSATQCYPISAYQLSLL, from the exons ATGGATTTgatcaacaagaagaagaagaagaactacAATCTTGACATGAGagtttgttttcctttcagtaCTAATCTTTCAATACTTCTAGTGATCATGATTAGCTTCTTCATTCCTATCTCTGAATGTGCCAAAGCTCCTGCCATTTTCATCTTTGGAGACTCTTTGATTGATAATGGAAACAACAACCACTTACCCTCCATTGCCAAGGCCAACTATTTTCCTTATGGCATTGACTATGGAATGCCTACAGGAAGGTTCTCTAATGGCCTTACAGTTATGGACTATGCTG CAAAGTGGTTAGGTTTTCCATTTCCACCACCATACCTGAGCTTGCAGTCAAAGACAATGAAGATCTTGAAGGGGGTGAATTATGCTTCCGCCGCTGCCGGCATCCTTGATGAGACAGGAAGACATTAT GGAGGTAGAGTGGCCTTCAATggacaaataaaattgtttgaGAAGACGGTAAAATTGGAGTTGCCAATGTTAATTTCGGACAATGAAGTTCTATCAAAGTACTTGGCGAATTCGATATTTCTCATAAACATTGGTAGCAATGACTACATCAATAACTATCTCCTCCCCAACATGTACACTAGTAGCAAAATTTACTCTCCGAAAGTCTTTGCTCGTCTCCTCATCAACACTTTCACTGATCAACTAACA AGATTGTATAGAGTGGGGGCAAGAAAGATGGTGCTTGTGGGGATTGGACCACTGGGTTGCATTCCAAGCCAGCTCTCAATGAACAACAGCACCACTGGACTCTGCATTCAAAGAGTTAATGACATTGTCTCGGCATTCAACCAACTTTTGTTGCCACTTTCAACAAGTCTCAACTCCACTTTGCCTGGCTCTTTTTTTGTCTACCATAATACTTATGATACCTTCTTTGATATGGTTAATAACCCTTCTAATTATG GGTTTACAGTGACAAATGAAGCATGTTGTGGGAGTGGAAAGTATGGTGGAACAATGAGTTGCTTACCCTACCAACAACCATGCAATGCAAGGGATAAGTTCATATTTTGGGACTCATTCCATCCAACACAAGCAGTCAATGCCATCATAGCCCAAAGGTGTTACACTCCCTCTGCCACTCAATGCTATCCCATCAGTGCTTACCAACTTAGTTTGCTTTAA